From the genome of Hydrogenothermus marinus:
TAAAAAAGTTATAAATGATATAAATAAAACTCACCAAAATAAAAAATATCTACCTAATATAAAGTTAAATAAAAATATAAAAGCTACAGAAAATATAAAGGAAACTATAGAAAATTCAGAAATTATTATTATTGCTATTCCTACTCAAACAATAAAAGAGTTTTTAGAAAAAATAAAAAATTTTAATGTTAAAAATAAGATTTTTATCTCAGCATCAAAAGGAATAGATATTGATACATTAGAATTAGTCTCAGAAATGATTTATAAAGGTTTAAGTATAGATGAAGAAAATGTTTTTGCATTATCAGGACCTTCTTTTGCCAAAGAAGTAGCACAAGGACTTCCAACTGCTATTACTTTAGCAGGTGAAATATGCAAAGCAAAAGAACTTCAAAATATTTTAAGTAGTGAAAATTTTAGATTATATATAAGTGAAGATATAAAAGGTGTTGAACTTGCAGGAGCAGTAAAAAATGTAATAGCAATAGCAACAGGTATAAGTGATGGACTAAATTTAGGTAATAACGCAAGGGCAGGACTTATTACAAGAGGATTATATGAGATTAATAAACTTGTAAATATACTTGGTGGAAAAACAGAAACAATTTATGGACTTGCAGGACTTGGAGATTTAGTTCTTACTGCAACAGGTAATCTTTCAAGAAATAGAAGATTTGGACTTCTTATAGGACAAGGTAAAAAATCAGAAGAAGCTCTAAAGGAGATAGGACAGGTAGTAGAAGGTGTAAAAACAGTAAAAGCAGTAAAAAAAATATCAGAAAAATATAATTTAGAACTTCCCATATCTGAAATGGTTTATAAAATAATATACGAAGGTTTATCTCCAAAAAAAGCAGTAAAAAAATTAATGAGTAGACAACCAAAAAAAGAGTTTCAATGATAAAATATTAAAAAATTTTAAGAAGGTAAATATATGGAAAAATTTACAGTAATAGCAGGACCTTGTGTAATAGAAAGTAAAGAACTTTGTTTTGAAGTGGCAGATGTATTAAAAAATCTTCAAGAAAAATATAAAGATATAAGATTTGTTTTTAAATCTTCATTTGACAAAGCAAATAGAAGTAGTCATAAATCATTTAGAGGACTTGGTTTTGAAAAAGGATTATATATCCTTTCTCAAGTAAAAGAAAAATACAATCTACCAGTATTAACAGATATTCATGAAAGCTATCAAGCAAAAGAAGTAGCAAAAGTTGTTGATATTTTACAAATTCCTGCATTTTTATGTAGGCAGACAGACTTAATATTAGCAGCTGCAGAAACAGGAAAAGAGATAAATGTAAAAAAAGGCCAGTTTTTAGCACCTTGGGATACAAAAAATATAGTTGAAAAGCTTAAATTTGGTGGAGCTAAAAAGTTTTACCTTACAGAAAGAGGAGTATCTTTTGGATATAACAATTTAGTTGTAGATTTTAGAAGTTTATCAATAATGAGACAGTTTGCACCTGTTATATATGATGCTACCCATAGTGTTCAGTTACCAGGGGGACAAGGAGACAAATCAGGAGGACAAAGAGAGTTTGTATATCCTCTTGCAAAAGCTGCTATTTCTGTAGGAGTAGATGGACTATTTTTTGAAACCCATCCAAATCCAGATAAAGCTTTATCAGATGGCCCAAATCAAATACCATTAAAAGATTTTCCAGATATTTTAGAAAAACTTATAAAACTTAAAAATTTTATAGAAAATGAAAATATATAAAAAAGGGTTAATACTATCTTTTGCTTTTATATCTTCTTGTGGAGTTAAAGGTTCTCCGCAGCCTCCTCAAATAGATTTACCTCCTACTATTTCTTATATGAACCTAAAACAGCAAGGAGATTTATTAGTTTTATACTGGAAATATGATAAAACAAAAAAAATAAGGCAAAAAGTTTATATAAATGGAAAAGCTATTAATATAAAAATTAATCATTATAATGATTATTACTGGATAGATTATAAATATCCAAAAATAAACAAAGAATACTGTTTTTATATAAAAACTACCTACAAAAAGTTTGAAAAAAACTCTATAATCAAATGCATTAAAACTACATCTTATACTAAGATTAAAGATAAGATTAATGTAAAAATTATAGAAAACGGAATACTTTTAAAATGGAATAATAAATATAATATTACAAACATTTACAAAGGAGATTCTTATTCAGAGATAATTCCCATTCCTTATGAGCAAATAAAAAATCAAAATTATTTTATAGATAACAAAGTAAACTTAAATAAAATTTACTGTTATTACATAACAGCAACTATAAATGGAATAGAAAGTAATAGAATATATTCAAAATGTACAAAATTTAAAGACTTTTTTCC
Proteins encoded in this window:
- a CDS encoding NAD(P)H-dependent glycerol-3-phosphate dehydrogenase, with the protein product MSISIIGAGSWGTALAQAFSKKVDNILLYGRDKKVINDINKTHQNKKYLPNIKLNKNIKATENIKETIENSEIIIIAIPTQTIKEFLEKIKNFNVKNKIFISASKGIDIDTLELVSEMIYKGLSIDEENVFALSGPSFAKEVAQGLPTAITLAGEICKAKELQNILSSENFRLYISEDIKGVELAGAVKNVIAIATGISDGLNLGNNARAGLITRGLYEINKLVNILGGKTETIYGLAGLGDLVLTATGNLSRNRRFGLLIGQGKKSEEALKEIGQVVEGVKTVKAVKKISEKYNLELPISEMVYKIIYEGLSPKKAVKKLMSRQPKKEFQ
- a CDS encoding fibronectin type III domain-containing protein, producing the protein MKIYKKGLILSFAFISSCGVKGSPQPPQIDLPPTISYMNLKQQGDLLVLYWKYDKTKKIRQKVYINGKAINIKINHYNDYYWIDYKYPKINKEYCFYIKTTYKKFEKNSIIKCIKTTSYTKIKDKINVKIIENGILLKWNNKYNITNIYKGDSYSEIIPIPYEQIKNQNYFIDNKVNLNKIYCYYITATINGIESNRIYSKCTKFKDFFPPKPPINLTYIVKNKKLIIIWQPPEDKDLEGFLILKNGKPIFNAVIKSYYVEIKNYKKGDIFAIISVDKAGNKSKPAYLKIE
- the kdsA gene encoding 3-deoxy-8-phosphooctulonate synthase, coding for MEKFTVIAGPCVIESKELCFEVADVLKNLQEKYKDIRFVFKSSFDKANRSSHKSFRGLGFEKGLYILSQVKEKYNLPVLTDIHESYQAKEVAKVVDILQIPAFLCRQTDLILAAAETGKEINVKKGQFLAPWDTKNIVEKLKFGGAKKFYLTERGVSFGYNNLVVDFRSLSIMRQFAPVIYDATHSVQLPGGQGDKSGGQREFVYPLAKAAISVGVDGLFFETHPNPDKALSDGPNQIPLKDFPDILEKLIKLKNFIENENI